The Homalodisca vitripennis isolate AUS2020 chromosome 7, UT_GWSS_2.1, whole genome shotgun sequence DNA segment ttttttccacttttttcattccttattctttttcttcctttatttttaggTTGAGTAACTATCGGTAACTCGCTCTCCGTGTCATCTGAATCGGTGTATGGTACCagaggtattatattattattatttgctgtagtaTTTGTACTTACAGATTGACTTTGTACTTGTTCTAAATCGTTACTTAAAGTTGAATCACTCTCTGAACCTGAAGGTGGAGTGTATGTTGGATCATCGATGTCATTCTCAAATAGGTCGCTCACAGAAGATAGCGCATCATCTAAATCTTCCAGTGTTGTCGATGCTCCAGATTCTTGTTCCATGTTTGTCACTTGTGTTATCGTCTCTAGCTCCCATTcatttgactctgaaaaataaattgttaagatattttgaatatttaattttatttaagtgttttgcttttaataacATAGAGCTTTCTTTCCTACAAGTGTTCCCAGCCTTCAAGAAATAGAGAAATTCACTCGGTtttgtccaatttattttaattttttaaattgatgttccgccaaaacattgattagttcattatatagatagcctacacaaagaatgtggatataaaaaatattatatcgttaaagtggatttctattgaatttttatcatgtttttggtaattatgtgtggtactttgggattataccgaccacaccagtatgaagaacacaaaaatagaaatttatagaaacaaacatgatagaacgaaaaaaacaactcttcaattacaaaattacaaacttacaagcatttccaggtattgtgatcggtat contains these protein-coding regions:
- the LOC124365774 gene encoding uncharacterized protein LOC124365774, which gives rise to MEQESGASTTLEDLDDALSSVSDLFENDIDDPTYTPPSGSESDSTLSNDLEQVQSQSVSTNTTANNNNIIPLVPYTDSDDTESELPIVTQPKNKGRKRIRNEKSGKKTLESRDEFLEKSMSTLKEIL